The proteins below are encoded in one region of Mycobacterium pseudokansasii:
- a CDS encoding PE family protein gives MQSMSIDPAAADIGARVADNASQGLQAGATASTPLTSLLPAGADEVSAQAVAAFTAEAVQLLALNQAAQEELRRAGEAFADIARMYTDVDTAAATSLTGVGPLPGFRMAAG, from the coding sequence ATGCAGTCGATGTCTATCGATCCGGCAGCCGCCGACATCGGTGCGCGGGTTGCCGACAACGCCTCCCAAGGACTGCAGGCCGGTGCGACGGCATCGACCCCGCTGACCTCGCTGCTGCCCGCCGGGGCCGACGAAGTCTCGGCCCAAGCGGTGGCCGCGTTCACGGCGGAGGCCGTCCAGCTGCTGGCTCTCAATCAAGCGGCGCAAGAAGAGCTGCGACGGGCCGGAGAGGCCTTCGCCGACATCGCGCGGATGTACACCGATGTCGACACCGCTGCGGCCACCAGCTTGACCGGCGTGGGACCGCTGCCCGGCTTCCGGATGGCAGCCGGGTAG
- a CDS encoding flavin-containing monooxygenase: MESSSIEHVDVLIVGAGISGIGAAYYLRTMQPAKTFAIVEARGDIGGTWDLFRYPGIRSDSDLHTFSYEFKAWENDKAIASADAIMSYLRQTVAENGIGAAIRFGHKVIEAAWSSRDARWLVQIERSRDGQACGERVTMSCGWLFCASGYYRYDAGYTPEFPGRQRFSGQIVHPQHWPEDLDYRGKRVVIIGSGATAVTLVPAMAESAGHVTMLQRSPTYVVPVPSKDRIANTLPKLVGRDRAYALTRTKNVAKQRLVWRFCQHYPQAARRLIRHLNARQLPAGYPVDEHFRPAYNPWDQRLCAVPDADMFRAIREGRASVVTDRIDTFTERGIRLASGRELEADIVVTATGLNLLAFGGIKFSVDGTAVDISEKVAFKSFLLSDVPNFAYLFGYTNSSWTLKVGLVCEHFCRLLAHMDANGHDVCCPQVPAAMSTRPFLDLSAGYVRRAMAQFPHQGTEGSWQVCMDYQADRKMLREGPVDDDHLRFTTSDGADTSGLVLTG, translated from the coding sequence ATGGAATCCAGCAGCATCGAGCACGTCGACGTGTTGATAGTTGGTGCCGGTATCTCCGGCATCGGCGCTGCTTACTACCTGCGGACAATGCAGCCGGCCAAGACGTTCGCCATCGTGGAGGCCCGCGGCGACATCGGCGGGACATGGGACCTGTTCCGGTACCCGGGAATTCGGTCGGACTCCGATCTGCACACGTTCAGCTACGAGTTCAAGGCGTGGGAGAACGACAAGGCGATCGCCAGCGCGGACGCCATCATGTCCTACCTTCGCCAGACGGTGGCCGAGAACGGCATCGGCGCGGCGATCCGGTTCGGGCACAAGGTGATCGAGGCGGCATGGTCCAGCCGTGACGCACGCTGGCTGGTGCAGATCGAGCGCTCGCGCGACGGCCAGGCTTGCGGCGAACGGGTGACCATGAGTTGCGGATGGCTCTTCTGCGCCAGCGGCTACTACCGCTACGACGCGGGATATACGCCGGAATTTCCCGGCCGGCAACGGTTTAGCGGGCAGATCGTGCACCCCCAGCACTGGCCCGAAGACCTGGACTACCGCGGCAAGCGGGTGGTGATCATCGGCAGCGGCGCAACCGCGGTCACGTTGGTGCCGGCCATGGCCGAGTCCGCCGGACACGTGACCATGTTGCAGCGTTCGCCGACCTACGTGGTCCCGGTGCCGTCGAAGGACCGCATCGCCAACACCTTGCCCAAATTGGTCGGCCGCGACCGTGCCTACGCCCTCACCCGCACGAAGAACGTTGCCAAGCAGCGACTCGTCTGGCGGTTCTGCCAGCACTATCCGCAGGCCGCCCGGCGGCTGATCCGTCACCTCAACGCCCGGCAACTGCCGGCCGGGTATCCGGTCGACGAGCACTTCCGGCCCGCGTACAACCCGTGGGACCAGCGGCTGTGCGCGGTGCCCGACGCCGACATGTTCCGGGCCATCCGTGAGGGCCGGGCTTCGGTGGTCACCGACCGGATCGACACCTTCACCGAGCGCGGGATCCGGCTGGCATCCGGGCGGGAGCTGGAGGCCGACATCGTGGTCACCGCAACCGGTTTGAACCTGCTGGCATTCGGAGGCATCAAGTTCTCGGTGGACGGCACCGCCGTCGACATCTCGGAAAAGGTGGCATTCAAGAGCTTTCTGCTCAGCGACGTCCCCAACTTCGCCTACCTGTTCGGCTACACCAACTCGTCGTGGACGCTCAAGGTCGGGCTGGTATGCGAGCACTTCTGCCGGCTGCTGGCCCACATGGACGCCAACGGACACGATGTCTGCTGCCCGCAGGTGCCCGCGGCAATGTCGACTCGGCCGTTCCTGGACTTGTCCGCCGGCTACGTCCGGCGGGCGATGGCCCAGTTCCCCCACCAGGGAACCGAAGGATCATGGCAGGTCTGCATGGACTACCAGGCGGACCGAAAAATGCTGCGCGAGGGCCCGGTCGACGATGACCACCTGCGCTTCACCACGTCGGACGGCGCCGACACGTCCGGGTTGGTCTTGACGGGCTGA
- a CDS encoding SDR family NAD(P)-dependent oxidoreductase, with protein sequence MTARVIFDFAGTTALITGGTSGIGHAIATLFRDAGAEVAVTGTKAAAAEYETDLSGMTYHRLHLVDADSVDQLAQRFARLDVLVNNAGANFPGGLDESRPDGFDTSVTLNLTGPYRLTVGLRRALKASTASGGASVVNMASMSALRAVPLVPGYGAAKAGIISITRNLAVKWAPMGIRVNAVAPGTIDTPMTAPMHIAPELVAAELAHIPLRRFGSVGEIAPAVAFLCTEHSSYTTGAVFVVDGASDCV encoded by the coding sequence GTGACCGCGCGGGTGATTTTCGACTTCGCCGGAACGACCGCCCTGATCACCGGCGGCACCAGCGGAATCGGACACGCGATCGCGACGCTGTTTCGCGATGCCGGGGCCGAGGTCGCGGTCACCGGAACCAAGGCGGCCGCGGCCGAGTACGAGACAGACCTGTCGGGCATGACGTATCACCGGCTGCACCTGGTCGATGCCGATTCGGTGGACCAGCTGGCTCAGCGTTTCGCCCGACTGGACGTGCTCGTCAACAACGCCGGCGCGAACTTCCCCGGCGGGCTCGACGAATCCAGGCCGGATGGGTTCGACACGTCGGTGACTCTCAACCTGACCGGTCCCTACCGATTGACCGTGGGACTTCGCCGCGCATTGAAAGCGTCCACGGCGAGCGGCGGTGCCAGCGTGGTCAACATGGCGTCCATGTCTGCGCTGCGAGCGGTGCCGCTGGTACCCGGATACGGCGCCGCCAAGGCGGGGATCATCTCGATCACCAGGAATCTCGCGGTCAAGTGGGCCCCGATGGGAATCCGGGTGAACGCGGTGGCACCGGGCACCATCGATACCCCGATGACCGCACCCATGCACATCGCACCCGAGTTGGTGGCGGCAGAGCTGGCTCATATTCCGTTACGACGTTTCGGATCGGTCGGCGAGATCGCGCCCGCGGTCGCCTTCTTGTGCACCGAGCACAGCAGCTACACCACCGGTGCCGTCTTCGTCGTCGACGGCGCCTCGGACTGCGTCTGA
- a CDS encoding DUF2237 family protein → MLGGPLQPCGTDPLTGFYRDGCCSTGPEDLGRHTICAVVTAEFLEHQRSIGNDLSTPVPEYRFPGLLPGDRWCVTAMNWLRAHHDGCAAPVVLAATHERTLEVVPLETLKEHSVDVPDDLTDL, encoded by the coding sequence GTGCTGGGCGGCCCCCTGCAACCGTGCGGTACCGACCCGCTGACCGGCTTCTATCGCGACGGCTGCTGTTCCACCGGCCCGGAAGACCTGGGCCGGCATACCATCTGCGCAGTCGTGACCGCCGAATTCCTCGAGCATCAGCGCTCGATCGGCAACGACCTGTCGACGCCAGTTCCCGAGTACCGCTTCCCCGGGCTGCTCCCGGGTGACCGCTGGTGCGTGACCGCGATGAATTGGCTAAGGGCCCACCACGATGGCTGCGCGGCTCCGGTGGTACTGGCCGCCACCCATGAGCGCACCCTCGAAGTGGTGCCGCTCGAGACGCTGAAAGAGCACTCCGTCGACGTGCCCGACGACCTGACCGACTTGTAG